The following are from one region of the Nymphaea colorata isolate Beijing-Zhang1983 chromosome 7, ASM883128v2, whole genome shotgun sequence genome:
- the LOC116257138 gene encoding uncharacterized protein LOC116257138, giving the protein MVDHRTGNRRNSYGRGRGDQNGAGHNNYNSYNGGGHGNLGSYSGGCANNRGHGYNGGHGNISNYKMLAAVTYQYCGRKGHNARQCYDIPKAFMAMALNTESTNSVASSSASSPNVMDNSQEWCPDTGHPII; this is encoded by the coding sequence ATGGTTGATCATCGGACTGGCAACCGTAGGAATTCTTAtggaagagggagaggagacCAGAACGGTGCTGGTCACAACAACTATAACTCATACAACGGTGGTGGTCATGGCAACTTAGGCTCATACAGTGGCGGATGTGCAAACAATAGAGGCCATGGGTATAATGGAGGCCACGGTAATATTTCTAACTATAAAATGCTTGCAGCTGTTACTTACCAATACTGTGGTCGCAAAGGTCACAACGCTCGTCagtgttatgatattccaaaagcttTTATGGCTATGGCTCTCAATACAGAATCAACTAATAGTGTTGCTTCATCGTCAGCTTCCTCTCCTAATGTGATGGACAACAGTCAAGAGTGGTGTCCGGATACGGGGCATCCCATCATATGA